The following coding sequences lie in one Notolabrus celidotus isolate fNotCel1 chromosome 20, fNotCel1.pri, whole genome shotgun sequence genomic window:
- the vac14 gene encoding LOW QUALITY PROTEIN: protein VAC14 homolog (The sequence of the model RefSeq protein was modified relative to this genomic sequence to represent the inferred CDS: inserted 4 bases in 3 codons; deleted 1 base in 1 codon; substituted 1 base at 1 genomic stop codon) — MNTEKDFSPLTPNIVRALNDKLYEKRKVAALEIEKLVREFVAQNNSTQIRHVIQILASEFALSQHPHSRKGGLIGLAACSIALGKDSGLYLKELIEPVLTCFNDSDSRLRYYACEALYNIVKVARGAVLPHFNLLFDXSQXLAADPDPNVKSGSELLDRLLKDIVTESNKFDLVAFVPLPQREIYSNNQYARQFIISWIHVLESVPDINLLDYLPEILDGLFQILGDNSKEIRKTCEVVLGEFLKEIKKTPSSVKFAEMANILVIHCQVADETKLTNDLIQLTAMTWMREFIQLAGRAVLPYSSGILTAVLPCLSYDDRKKNTKEAASACNHSLMKLVTPEDDEEEEDEKSGSPGSLSKEDEQPKMETDSNDMLNASQESVGFSNISFFTPACADRPQVTLDLDGIVQVLDRHLHDSSTGMMTRIAVLKWLYHLYIKTPRKMFRHTDSLFPMLLKTLSDESDEVILKDLEVLAEIASSPAGQTDQVGSCDSTDNKLELKVPESVKPGQQPSPGSKPADSSPSTPSMNSYFYKFMINLLKRFSLEXKLLENRGAFIIRQLCLLLHAENIFHSMADILLKEEDLKFASTMVQTLNTILLTSAELFQLRNQLKDLRTQESCALFCCLYRXWCHNPVATVSLCFLTQNYKHAYDLIQKFGDLEVTVEFLIEVDKLVQLIESPIFTYLRLQLLDVENNPYLIKALYGLLMLLPQSQAFQLLSHRLRCVPNPELMRTVDESKYMDSKHQVVSKRASHIQIDYSELLQHFDLVQSKHLEVRHQRSGRAADHPDRKLM, encoded by the exons ATGAACACGGAAAAGGACTTTTCCCCTCTGACGCCCAACATTGTCAGGGCTCTGAATGACAAACTGTACGAGAAGAGGAAAGTGGCAGCACTTGAAATTGAGAAGCTGGTGCGGGAGTTTGTGGCTCAgaacaactcaactcaaatcaGACATGTCATCCAGATTTTGGCCTCGGAGTTTGCGCTTTCTCAGCACCCCCACAGTCGGAAAGGGGGTCTCATTGGACTGGCAGCTTGCTCCATTGCCCTCGGTAAAGACTCAGGTCTGTATCTGAAGGAGCTCATTGAGCCTGTTCTCACTTGTTTTAACGACTCAGATAGCCGTCTGCGTTACTATGCATGTGAGGCCCTCTATAATATAGTCAAGGTAGCCAGGGGAGCAGTGCTGCCTCACTTCAACCTGCTCTTTGA GTCTCAGTAGCTTGCAGCCGACCCAGACCCCAATGTGAAGAGCGGATCTGAACTCCTGGACAGACTGCTGAAAGATATTGTGACAGAAAGTAACAAGTTTGACTTGGTGGCATTTGTCCCTTTACCTCAGAGAGAGATCTACTCCAACAATCAATATGCTCGCCAGTTCATTATTTCCTGGATCCATGTTCTGGAGTCTGTGCCAGACATCAACTTGCTGGACTACCTCCCCGAAATCCTGGATGGGCTCTTCCAGATATTGGGTGACAACAGCAAGGAGATACGTAAGACTTGTGAAGTGGTGCTGGGAGAGTTTTTGAAAGAGATTAAGAAAACACCCTCCAGTGTGAAATTTGCTGAGATGGCCAATATCCTTGTCATCCATTGCCAGGTAGCAGATGAAACCAAACTCACAAATGACCTAATCCAGCTGACAGCTATGACCTGGATGAGAGAGTTTATTCAGCTAGCAGGCAGAGCAGTGCTCCCTTACTCATCTGGCATCCTCACTGCTGTGCTGCCCTGCCTTTCCTACGACGACAGAAAGAAGAATACTAAAGAAGCAGCCAGTGCCTGTAATCACAGTCTTATGAAGCTTGTGACCCcagaggatgatgaagaggaggaggatgagaaaaGCGGAAGTCCCGGGTCCCTGTCCAAGGAAGACGAACAGCCAAAAATGGAGACGGACAGCAATGATATGCTGAATGCATCACAAGAATCAGTAGGTTTCAGTAACATCAGCTTCTTCACCCCAGCATGTGCTGACAGACCTCAGGTGACTCTGGACCTGGATGGTATTGTTCAGGTGCTAGACCGGCACTTACACGACTCCTCCACTGGCATGATGACCCGCATAGCTGTGCTCAAATGGCTCTACCATCTCTACATCAAGACTCCACGCAAAATGTTCCGTCACACAGACAGCCTGTTTCCCATGCTGCTGAAAACACTCTCTGATGAGTCTGATGAAGTGATTCTTAAAGACCTGGAGGTGTTAGCTGAGATAGCATCATCTCCTGCTGGACAAACTGACCAAGTTGGCTCCTGCGACAGCACTGACAACAAACTGGAGCTCAAGGTCCCAGAGAGTGTCAAGCCAGGACAGCAACCCAGTCCTGGCTCCAAACCAGCAGATTCATCACCTTCCACTCCCAGTATGAACTCCTATTTTTACAAGTTCATGATCAACCTGCTGAAGCGCTTCAGTCTGG AGAAGCTTCTGGAGAACAGAGGAGCATTCATCATCAGACAGCTCTGCCTTCTGCTTCACGCAGAGAACATCTTCCACTCAATGGCTGACATCCTGCTGAAGGAAGAGGACCTCAAATTTGCCTCAACGATGGTCCAGACACTCAACACCATCCTGCTCACCTCAGCTGAGCTCTTCCAGTTACGCAACCAGCTGAAAGACCTCCGCACTCAAGAGAGCTGTGCTTTGTTTTGCTGCCTGTATC CCTGGTGCCACAACCCTGTGGCCACTGTGTCACTCTGTTTCCTCACCCAGAACTACAAACATGCCTATGATCTCATCCAGAAGTTTGGAGATCTGGAGGTTACCGTGGAGTTCCTAATAGAGGTTGACAAGCTTGTACAGCTCATTGAAAGCCCCATTTTCACCTACCTGCGTCTGCAGCTGCTGGATGTGGAGAACAACCCATACCTGATAAAGGCACTCTATGGCCTGCTTATGCTGCTACCTCAGAGCCAAGCCTTCCAACTGCTCTCCCATCGCTTGCGGTGTGTCCCA AACCCAGAGCTCATGAGGACTGTGGATGAGTCCAAGTATATGGACTCTAAACATCAAGTGGTCTCCAAGCGTGCCTCTCACATTCAGATAGATTACAGTGAGCTGCTCCAGCATTTTGACCTCGTTCAGAGCAAACACCTGGAGGTGAGACACCAGCGCTCTGGACGTGCTGCTGATCACCCTGATAGGAAGCTAATGTAA